From Candidatus Deferrimicrobiaceae bacterium:
GTTGACGGAGATGGACACCGGAATCTCCGCATAGAACCCCTTGTTGACCTCCCCGCCGGGGGAAAATTTCAGAAACTCGAGTCCCGATTCCTTGCCGAGGTCCGACACGTTCTTGAGGAGGTCGGGGATCTCCGCGGAGTTCGGGAGCTGGTCCAGCAGCAGGCCCAGCTGTCTCTCGAGACGTTGGACCTCCTCCTGGAAGGAGGAGAGGTTCTTCGCGATCACTTCCTGCTCCTTGATCTTGCTCTGGAGTTCGGCGAGCTGTTTTTGGAGAACGTCGATCTTCTGAGAGGCCGACTTGTAGTACAGGTAATAATATCCCGCTCCCAACAGAAGGCAGATCAGGACCGTGAGGAATATCTTTTGTTTCGGGGGAACCTTCGAAATATCCCCTAGCTTGAGCGCCATCGCGGTTCCTCTCCTTGCGCCTTTTGCTTGCTCGTTATTCCTGCACCGCGCGGAACGACAGGTTGAACCTCACCAGTTTCACGTTCGAAACCGTCGCCTGCTCCGCCGACCCGAGCACCACGTCCCGGAACCTGCCGCTCTGCCCGAGAGCCGTCATGAAATTCGCAATCGTGTAGTTGTTCGCCGCGACACCGCGGAGATCGACCCGATCCCCCTTGATGGCCAATGAGTCGATCCAGCATTTCTCGGGAATGGTGGCCGACAACGCCTCGAAAACCGTCACCGGCCCCTTCCGCCCCTGCTGAAGCTTCGAAATCACGTCGACCTTCTGCTGGAGCTCGGCCTTCCGGGCCTTGAAGCTTTCGACCTCCCCGATTTCCTTTTTCAGGCGGGCGACCTCCGCGTTGGCCTTTCCGATGTCCGTGTCAAGCTGCTTGATCTTCCCGGAAACCGATCCGTGGAAGACCAGGATGCCGACAAACACCAGGAGAGGCAGCAGGAAGTAGAGCAGATCGATATTCAGCTCTTTCCTCTTCTTCCGTTTTCCCCGGATCAGGTTTATCCGGATCATCCGCGGCCCTCCTGGTTCCGAAGCGCAAGCCCGATGGAAACCGTGGCGGCGGTGTTGAATCCGGATACCACGGACGGATCCACCGAGCCTTCCTCGAGGGTGAGCCCATCGAACGGGTCAAAGAGTTCCACGTCGACCCCGATCTTCTCGGCGAGCATCTCCTTGAGAAAAACGGATTTCGCCGCACCGCCGGTCAGGTAGACCTTCGTGACCAGGCGATCGGGGTACGTCGCCGAGAAGAAGTTGTAGGACCGCTGGGCTTCCGTGGACAGGATGTTCGACACCGTCCTCATGATCTCCATGATCCTTTCCGCACGCTCTCCCGCGGTCTTCTTCCCGACCTTGAGCTCCTCCGCCGTCTCGAAACTCACCGCGAGCTGCTTCTGGATTTCCGATGTGTACATGCCCCCGCCCATGGGAACGTCGCGCGTGAACAGCGGCACTCCCGCATGGAGGATGTTGATGTTCATGAAGGAGGCCCCCACGTTGACCACCATCGGGACCTGCTCGTCGGACACGGGGTGGCAGAGCTCGAAGGCGTTACCCGCCGCGATGGAGTCGATGTCGACGATCGAGGGGGTGAGACCGGCGTCCTTGACCACGGAGATGTAGTCGTTGACGAGGTCGGTCTTCACGGCGACCAGGAGGACGTCCATCTTGGACGGGTCTTCCTTCAACGGACCGATCACCTGGAAATCGATCTTGACGTCCTTGATGTCGAAGGGGATGTACTGCTCCACCTCCCACTGGATCGACTCTTCCAGCTCCTCCGGGGTGGTCGTGGGCAGGACCACTTTCTTGATGATCACGGAATGGCCGGAAAGCGAGGTGGCGACCTCCTTCTCCTTCACCTTGAGCTCGCGCAACGCGGTCTTGATCCCCTCGATCACCGCGGCATGGTCCATGATGGCGCCGTCCACGATCGCGTCCGGCGGCAGGGGGAAGACGCCGAATTTTTTCACCCGGAACTCCAGGCCCACCGGCTTGACATGGGCGAGCTTGACGGAGCTCGACCCGATGTCCAGCCCGATCAACTCCTTCGATCCCAGCAGCCCCATGGCTTCACCTGTCCTTCTCGTCTTTCTTGCTGAACACCTTGTCCCGGTCCGACAACTGCAGACCGAGGGACAGGATGATCTTCCTCTTCGTGTCCATGCGGCATGTCATGCCCTTCTCCACCCGGTCGATGGTCAGCACCGACAAACCCGCGC
This genomic window contains:
- a CDS encoding helix-turn-helix domain-containing protein translates to MKAVKTKGKVETNNVRKIREGLLMSKAELARRAGLSVLTIDRVEKGMTCRMDTKRKIILSLGLQLSDRDKVFSKKDEKDR
- a CDS encoding type 4a pilus biogenesis protein PilO, whose product is MALKLGDISKVPPKQKIFLTVLICLLLGAGYYYLYYKSASQKIDVLQKQLAELQSKIKEQEVIAKNLSSFQEEVQRLERQLGLLLDQLPNSAEIPDLLKNVSDLGKESGLEFLKFSPGGEVNKGFYAEIPVSISVNGEYHGFAVFADRVGHLPRIVNLADIVFSPSKAGGVMVNVSCTATTYRFLEQEAAGKGGKGSAP
- the pilM gene encoding type IV pilus assembly protein PilM — encoded protein: MGLLGSKELIGLDIGSSSVKLAHVKPVGLEFRVKKFGVFPLPPDAIVDGAIMDHAAVIEGIKTALRELKVKEKEVATSLSGHSVIIKKVVLPTTTPEELEESIQWEVEQYIPFDIKDVKIDFQVIGPLKEDPSKMDVLLVAVKTDLVNDYISVVKDAGLTPSIVDIDSIAAGNAFELCHPVSDEQVPMVVNVGASFMNINILHAGVPLFTRDVPMGGGMYTSEIQKQLAVSFETAEELKVGKKTAGERAERIMEIMRTVSNILSTEAQRSYNFFSATYPDRLVTKVYLTGGAAKSVFLKEMLAEKIGVDVELFDPFDGLTLEEGSVDPSVVSGFNTAATVSIGLALRNQEGRG
- a CDS encoding PilN domain-containing protein, encoding MIRINLIRGKRKKRKELNIDLLYFLLPLLVFVGILVFHGSVSGKIKQLDTDIGKANAEVARLKKEIGEVESFKARKAELQQKVDVISKLQQGRKGPVTVFEALSATIPEKCWIDSLAIKGDRVDLRGVAANNYTIANFMTALGQSGRFRDVVLGSAEQATVSNVKLVRFNLSFRAVQE